A single genomic interval of Methanococcus voltae harbors:
- a CDS encoding COG1361 S-layer family protein codes for MIKSSIKFRKVQENSKNSKNSSHINFLLLLMILLLLLFMNSTSAIQMDNPQYTVDMSRLNTSAPTIIHPGDDVDIWIKITNDDTDKELKNIEVELSPKYPFETKQVNSIIGTATLSHLNEGESDIVHFKVHVDENAPSGEYPITINVNAIRYDDDYESTQELGKTYYLPIYGVAKFEMDLLSKCEIEPSETKSISLNVHNKGTGNAKYLSVSFSGSENVNIVGPTTYYIGLLKASDSNSIEINTNSIPGTSPGVYPIDATLSWIGEDGVSYSTEMPVNLEVKDIIYKNQPYVYVEEVKSITTGYELSFALANRGSSDLSHCVMTLTSPNLSKEYISYIGDLEEDDSDSGIFEIGTFNSGAGGKLPVNLEITYFDRYHEEYMINEEFTVDIPAKSDEDSNMLIYLGILAIVLLVIIYYLYKKRQKKKLAEKLEKEDAENDND; via the coding sequence TTTATTACTTTTATTATTTATGAATTCAACAAGTGCAATACAGATGGACAATCCGCAGTACACTGTAGATATGAGTAGATTAAATACGTCCGCACCGACAATTATACACCCTGGAGATGACGTAGATATTTGGATTAAAATAACCAACGATGATACCGATAAGGAATTAAAGAATATTGAAGTTGAATTATCGCCCAAATATCCTTTTGAAACCAAACAAGTTAATTCAATCATCGGAACAGCGACTTTATCTCATTTAAATGAAGGCGAATCAGATATCGTTCATTTTAAAGTGCACGTAGATGAAAATGCCCCTTCTGGAGAATACCCTATTACAATAAATGTAAATGCAATTAGATATGACGATGATTATGAATCAACGCAAGAATTAGGTAAAACATACTACTTGCCAATTTATGGTGTCGCAAAATTTGAAATGGATTTGTTAAGCAAATGTGAAATAGAACCATCTGAAACTAAATCAATATCTTTAAATGTACATAATAAAGGGACTGGAAATGCGAAATATCTCTCAGTTTCTTTTTCGGGCTCTGAAAATGTAAATATTGTAGGCCCTACAACTTATTATATCGGTCTTTTAAAAGCATCAGATTCTAATAGTATTGAGATTAATACAAATTCAATACCTGGTACAAGCCCCGGGGTTTACCCAATAGATGCAACTTTAAGCTGGATAGGGGAAGATGGGGTAAGTTATAGTACAGAAATGCCCGTAAACCTTGAAGTAAAAGATATAATTTATAAAAATCAGCCTTATGTCTATGTAGAAGAAGTTAAATCCATTACAACAGGTTATGAGCTATCTTTCGCATTAGCAAATCGTGGCTCATCAGATTTAAGTCATTGCGTAATGACCTTGACAAGCCCTAATTTATCAAAAGAATACATAAGTTATATAGGCGATTTAGAGGAAGATGATTCTGATAGTGGAATATTTGAAATAGGGACGTTTAATTCCGGTGCAGGAGGTAAATTACCTGTAAACCTTGAAATTACTTATTTTGATAGATACCACGAAGAATATATGATAAATGAAGAGTTTACAGTAGATATACCAGCTAAATCGGACGAAGATTCAAATATGTTGATATATTTGGGAATTTTGGCAATAGTACTATTGGTTATAATATATTATTTGTACAAGAAAAGACAAAAAAAGAAATTAGCTGAAAAACTTGAAAAAGAAGATGCAGAAAATGACAATGATTAA
- a CDS encoding DUF123 domain-containing protein yields MNKNNANDENFIKFLNFLRENTNKEAVVNKLLHNKEDLNQRAFKILLSTVISARTKDETTAKVSKKIFDRIKTPEDLINIDITELEEIVHPAGFYKTKSKNLKKLGTQLKEDYNNKVPNTVEELVKLAGVGRKTANLVVSLAFDNYAICVDTHVHRICNRWNYVSTDFPEETEQELRKKLPKKYWKSINNSLVVYGQDVCSPTPKCNLCYEEIKSICPHYSKLNTLKDSLNQLSFKKVSKTKIPKAKGTYVLKINLKSPKKIKIGKKGKEIKFRKGDYYYIGSAMGNSLNLYNRVNRHLSNSEDKNNHWHIDYLLEYGNVKEVYIVESPEECNFAKKMLKNQNMEFIEGFGCSDCNCKSHLFYIRD; encoded by the coding sequence ATGAATAAGAATAACGCAAATGATGAAAACTTTATTAAATTTTTAAACTTTTTAAGGGAAAATACGAATAAAGAAGCTGTTGTTAATAAATTGCTCCACAATAAAGAGGATTTAAACCAAAGAGCTTTTAAAATATTACTTTCCACAGTAATAAGTGCACGAACGAAAGATGAAACAACAGCAAAAGTTTCAAAAAAGATATTTGATAGAATTAAAACACCTGAAGATTTAATAAATATCGATATAACGGAGCTTGAAGAAATAGTACACCCGGCAGGTTTCTATAAAACTAAATCAAAGAATTTAAAAAAGTTGGGAACTCAATTAAAGGAAGATTATAATAATAAAGTTCCAAACACTGTGGAAGAATTAGTTAAATTGGCGGGAGTCGGTAGAAAAACCGCAAATTTAGTTGTAAGTCTTGCATTTGATAATTATGCAATTTGTGTAGATACACACGTCCATAGGATTTGCAACAGATGGAATTACGTAAGTACGGATTTTCCCGAGGAAACAGAGCAGGAACTTAGAAAAAAACTACCTAAAAAATACTGGAAATCGATAAACAACAGTCTTGTAGTTTACGGGCAAGATGTTTGTAGCCCTACACCAAAATGTAATTTATGCTATGAAGAAATTAAATCCATTTGCCCACATTATTCAAAATTAAATACTTTAAAAGATAGTTTAAATCAATTAAGCTTTAAAAAGGTTTCTAAAACAAAAATACCAAAAGCAAAAGGAACATATGTTTTAAAAATTAATTTAAAATCTCCTAAAAAAATAAAAATTGGTAAAAAAGGCAAGGAAATTAAATTTAGAAAAGGAGATTATTATTATATCGGTTCTGCAATGGGAAACTCCTTAAATTTATATAATAGGGTCAATAGACATCTTTCAAATAGTGAAGATAAAAATAATCATTGGCATATTGATTATTTATTAGAATATGGAAATGTTAAAGAAGTTTATATCGTAGAAAGCCCTGAAGAATGTAATTTTGCGAAAAAAATGCTTAAAAATCAGAATATGGAATTTATAGAAGGTTTTGGTTGTTCTGATTGCAATTGCAAGAGTCATTTATTTTATATTCGTGATTAA
- a CDS encoding TM1812 family CRISPR-associated protein, with protein sequence MSKLISVEEYAIYIYNIEITDDKPNKNCNLLKYKLSEYKNSDTKIIKFRPTNYDMDNEIWKLFDKLYDIIDNEETIYLKLSNKDNLIPILVITIINYLKVVKNIKIGCISYEDSKSNLKPVFDITSLDIILSWTKAIDKFVHNGDSKEIHELAEKRGNMISKISHGENKYGSYLRSFGNNIENFTEHIQSSRGYEIDTFQYDKLKYYIEEVKLGSPLPPMKPLLDMILDKIEDFSTENLYNGLNAVKWCIDNNLTQQGYTLLRENIINIIIYQIVYHLDIENFTIEDLKNSNIREAIEDALIYKFIMEHNLENNRDTEVYTFIKYVNDGENNIKNDIKNNIVYKLDVKEISKSIDSKICNIYKSVSDLRNDINHAGYKINHIQNPQKFKDNLERHYIQLLDYIYNTNNTKRNK encoded by the coding sequence ATGTCCAAATTAATATCTGTCGAAGAATACGCCATATATATTTATAATATAGAAATTACAGATGATAAACCCAATAAAAACTGTAATTTATTAAAATATAAGTTATCGGAGTATAAAAACAGTGATACAAAAATAATCAAGTTTCGACCTACTAATTACGATATGGACAACGAAATATGGAAATTATTTGACAAATTGTACGATATAATAGATAATGAAGAAACAATTTACTTAAAACTGTCAAATAAGGATAATTTAATTCCAATATTGGTTATTACAATAATTAATTATTTAAAAGTTGTAAAAAATATAAAAATTGGATGTATTAGTTATGAAGACAGCAAATCAAATTTAAAACCAGTTTTTGATATTACAAGCCTTGATATAATACTTTCTTGGACAAAAGCGATTGATAAGTTTGTTCATAATGGGGATTCCAAAGAAATACACGAATTAGCTGAAAAAAGAGGCAATATGATATCTAAAATATCTCACGGCGAAAATAAGTATGGTTCTTATTTGCGTAGCTTTGGCAATAATATTGAAAATTTTACGGAACATATTCAAAGTTCACGAGGTTATGAGATTGATACATTTCAATATGATAAATTAAAATACTATATCGAAGAGGTTAAACTTGGGAGCCCCCTGCCTCCTATGAAACCACTATTAGATATGATATTGGATAAAATAGAAGATTTTAGCACTGAAAACTTGTATAATGGACTAAATGCGGTTAAATGGTGTATAGATAACAATTTAACACAGCAAGGTTATACATTATTGCGAGAAAACATTATAAATATTATTATTTATCAAATTGTGTATCATTTGGACATTGAAAATTTTACAATTGAAGATTTGAAAAATTCAAATATCCGGGAAGCTATTGAAGATGCTTTGATATATAAGTTTATAATGGAGCATAATTTAGAAAATAATAGGGATACAGAAGTGTATACTTTTATTAAATATGTTAATGATGGTGAAAATAATATTAAAAACGATATTAAAAATAATATTGTTTATAAATTAGATGTTAAAGAAATTTCAAAATCGATTGATTCAAAAATTTGTAATATTTATAAAAGTGTTTCAGATTTGCGAAATGATATAAATCACGCTGGATATAAAATAAATCATATACAAAATCCGCAAAAATTTAAGGATAATTTAGAAAGACATTATATTCAGCTACTTGACTACATATACAATACAAATAATACTAAACGGAATAAATAG
- a CDS encoding (R)-citramalate synthase: MKNSKKVVVFDTTLRDGEQTPSISITPSNKLEIAMELDKLGVNIIEAGSPITSKGEREAIKQIINQKLNAEICSFVRALPLDIDKALECNVDSVHIVIPTSEIHMKYKMKKSKEEIVESALNSIEYAKEHGLIVELSAEDATRSESDFLIELFKTAEEYKIDRACICDTVGILTPDKSSLLVKKIVENIKTPLSIHCHNDFGMATANTVAGINAGAKECHVTVNGLGERAGNAPIDEVVMTLDKLYGIKSDINHSQLSKTSRLISKLVKVPIPANKSIVGENAFSHEAGIHVDGLIKNTSTYEPILPEEVGNNRKIILGKHSGKSALKYKLSLMNIGLNNKEFNQVYDKVKAYGDLGKYISDIDLKTIISEIKGVNIAKKVYLDELTVISGNKITPLASINLKFAEDYNPNGTFKVDNPINIGKSTDVRKKGDDRKISKEIKLDNIREAAYGVGPVDAAINAVRKALTGVADIELEDYTVKAVSSGTDALIEVIVNLRRGNEVVQVKKAHSDIIEASVEALMDGINLLL; the protein is encoded by the coding sequence ATGAAAAATTCAAAAAAAGTAGTTGTATTCGACACAACTTTGAGAGATGGAGAACAAACACCTTCTATATCGATAACACCCAGTAATAAGTTAGAAATAGCTATGGAACTTGACAAATTGGGCGTTAATATTATCGAAGCAGGTAGTCCCATAACTTCAAAAGGTGAAAGAGAAGCAATAAAACAGATTATAAATCAAAAATTAAACGCTGAAATATGTTCATTTGTTAGAGCCTTACCTTTAGATATTGATAAAGCCTTAGAATGTAATGTCGATAGCGTACATATTGTAATCCCTACGTCAGAAATTCATATGAAGTATAAAATGAAGAAATCCAAAGAGGAAATAGTTGAATCGGCTTTAAATTCAATAGAATATGCCAAAGAACACGGTTTAATTGTAGAACTTTCTGCGGAAGATGCTACAAGAAGCGAATCAGACTTTTTAATAGAGTTGTTTAAGACTGCTGAGGAGTATAAAATCGATAGGGCGTGTATATGCGATACTGTGGGGATACTTACCCCCGATAAATCAAGTTTATTGGTTAAAAAAATTGTTGAAAATATTAAAACACCTCTTTCTATACATTGTCATAATGATTTCGGTATGGCTACGGCTAATACTGTGGCAGGAATAAACGCAGGTGCAAAAGAGTGCCACGTAACGGTTAATGGACTTGGCGAGCGTGCGGGAAACGCACCCATTGATGAAGTTGTAATGACACTCGATAAGTTGTATGGCATAAAATCAGATATTAATCACAGTCAATTATCTAAAACTTCTCGTTTAATATCCAAACTTGTAAAAGTACCCATTCCAGCTAATAAATCAATAGTTGGGGAAAATGCGTTTTCTCACGAAGCGGGCATACACGTTGACGGCTTAATTAAAAATACAAGTACATATGAACCGATATTGCCTGAAGAAGTAGGCAATAATAGAAAAATAATTCTTGGAAAGCATAGTGGTAAGTCTGCTTTAAAATACAAGCTTAGTTTAATGAATATTGGGTTAAATAATAAAGAATTTAATCAGGTATATGACAAAGTAAAAGCTTACGGTGATTTGGGTAAATACATATCAGATATAGACTTAAAAACAATAATCAGTGAAATTAAAGGCGTTAATATTGCCAAAAAGGTTTATTTAGATGAATTAACAGTCATATCCGGTAATAAAATAACACCTCTTGCATCTATAAATTTGAAATTTGCGGAAGATTATAATCCAAATGGAACTTTTAAAGTTGATAATCCCATAAATATTGGAAAATCGACAGATGTTCGTAAAAAAGGAGACGATAGAAAGATATCAAAAGAAATTAAACTTGATAATATCCGAGAAGCTGCTTACGGGGTTGGTCCGGTAGATGCTGCAATTAACGCCGTTAGAAAAGCATTGACTGGTGTTGCAGATATAGAACTTGAAGATTATACTGTAAAAGCTGTAAGTAGTGGTACTGACGCCTTAATCGAAGTAATTGTTAATTTAAGACGTGGTAATGAAGTAGTTCAGGTTAAAAAAGCTCATTCCGATATTATTGAGGCATCTGTTGAGGCGCTTATGGACGGAATTAATTTATTGCTATAA
- a CDS encoding YqhA family protein, with product MVRLFRSTMKDKNLREEYLKGNKYLDEKIGEESETKTSDNTTKETNNTVKELFTHLVEEDEHDKKMRERLGIKKPAEQSYIERNFEAALWNSRYIVILSVIFGIISAISLFLAGSYEVIHTVIEITSDKIITLEELHNGLLMGIIGSIDLYLIGLVLLIFSFGIYELFVSKIDIAWEDGKAKNILEVFSLEELKAKILKVIIMVLIVSLFQKVLVMEILTTFDVFLIAIAILVLSISAYYIHK from the coding sequence ATGGTTAGATTGTTTAGAAGTACGATGAAAGACAAAAATTTAAGAGAAGAATATCTTAAGGGTAATAAATATCTTGATGAAAAAATTGGGGAAGAATCAGAAACTAAAACAAGTGATAATACTACAAAAGAAACAAATAATACCGTAAAAGAATTATTCACTCATTTGGTAGAAGAAGATGAGCACGATAAAAAAATGAGGGAAAGATTAGGAATTAAAAAACCTGCTGAACAGAGCTATATTGAGCGAAACTTTGAAGCTGCCCTTTGGAATTCTCGTTATATTGTAATTTTATCGGTAATTTTTGGGATAATAAGCGCAATATCTTTATTCTTGGCAGGTTCTTATGAAGTAATTCATACCGTGATAGAAATAACATCTGATAAAATTATTACACTTGAAGAACTACATAATGGATTATTAATGGGTATAATTGGCTCAATTGACCTTTATTTAATAGGATTAGTATTGTTAATCTTTAGTTTTGGTATTTATGAACTTTTTGTTTCTAAAATAGATATCGCTTGGGAAGATGGAAAGGCTAAAAACATTTTGGAAGTCTTCAGTTTAGAGGAGTTAAAAGCTAAAATCTTAAAAGTTATTATTATGGTGTTAATAGTAAGCTTATTCCAAAAAGTGCTTGTAATGGAAATACTTACCACTTTTGACGTGTTTTTAATCGCTATTGCAATATTGGTGCTTTCAATAAGTGCTTATTATATTCATAAATAA
- the larB gene encoding nickel pincer cofactor biosynthesis protein LarB translates to MDSNFKNILKNYKEGKISEKDVEKLLKLSYIEDIADGTTGLITNLDTNRKYRTGVPEVIYAEGKDIEDTINFLVKMYLKNNYAFATRLKNEDLKSENINNLKKMIEDKILINTTESKELETCNIVINKRARYIYLMNKDYAKEMQKTEKIGKVGILAGGTSDIPIAEEAKITLELMNCEVIQMYDVGVAGIHRLLNPLKQMIIEEVDCIIAIAGMEGALPSVVSSLVDVPVIAVPTSVGYGIKYTALLTMLHSCSPGIAVVNIDNGFGAGSFAGLICSNSFKKRNKE, encoded by the coding sequence ATGGATTCAAACTTTAAAAATATTTTAAAAAACTATAAAGAAGGCAAAATATCTGAGAAGGATGTAGAAAAACTTTTAAAACTGTCTTATATTGAGGATATTGCAGACGGAACAACGGGTTTAATAACTAATTTAGATACAAACAGGAAATATAGAACAGGCGTTCCAGAAGTAATATATGCAGAAGGCAAAGATATTGAAGATACAATTAATTTCCTCGTAAAAATGTATTTAAAAAATAATTATGCTTTTGCAACACGTTTAAAAAACGAAGATTTGAAATCAGAAAATATAAATAATCTAAAAAAAATGATTGAAGACAAAATATTAATCAATACAACTGAATCAAAAGAACTTGAAACCTGTAATATTGTGATAAATAAGCGTGCAAGGTATATCTATTTAATGAACAAGGATTATGCAAAAGAAATGCAAAAAACTGAAAAAATTGGAAAGGTTGGAATATTGGCGGGCGGTACTTCAGATATACCAATAGCGGAAGAAGCAAAGATTACTTTAGAGTTAATGAACTGTGAAGTAATTCAAATGTATGATGTAGGTGTTGCAGGTATTCACAGACTTTTAAATCCATTAAAACAGATGATTATTGAAGAAGTAGATTGTATAATTGCTATTGCAGGTATGGAGGGAGCACTTCCCTCAGTTGTATCATCACTCGTAGATGTGCCAGTAATTGCAGTACCTACCTCTGTAGGTTATGGCATAAAATACACCGCCCTTTTAACGATGTTGCATTCTTGTAGTCCCGGTATTGCAGTAGTTAATATAGATAATGGATTTGGGGCAGGTAGTTTTGCAGGTTTAATTTGTTCAAATTCCTTTAAAAAAAGAAATAAAGAATAA